The DNA window GTGCGGGAGAGCTCGGCGGGCCCCGCGCTCGCCGGCGCCGAAGGAGCAATCTCCTCCCCGGGAATCTCTCAGGCACCAGTACCGTGCAGGGGTGGCAACTCTGGAAAGCAGCAGAGGTCCGCACCGCGCGGCCTCTGTTCACCCAAGGTGCAAACCGGCGCCCCGTCTGAGCAGGCGGGCTTCGGTGAAACTCTCAGGTCTTCTACAGAGCGGGGGAGGGACACCCAGCAACGGATACGTTCCCGGAAGGTTCCCCATGAGTTCCCAGCACCCCGGCTCCACCGAGCCGCTGACCGGCTTCGCGGCCCGGCACATCGGCCCCTCGGCCTCCGCGGCCGAGCAGATGCTCAGCACCCTCGGCTATGACTCCCTGCAGCAGCTGGTGGACAGCGCCGTGCCCGCAGGGATCCGGCAGGAGCAGCAGCTGAACCTCCCCGAGCCGCTCACCGAGGCCCAGACGCTGGAGGCCCTGCGCGACTACGCCTCGCAGAACACGGTCAAGGCGCAGATGATCGGCCAGGGCTTCTACGGCACGCACACCCCACAGGTGATCCTGCGCAACATCCTGGAGAATCCCGCGTGGTACACCGCCTATACGCCGTACCAGCCGGAGATCTCCCAGGGCCGACTGGAGGCGCTGCTGAACTTCCAGACGATGGTGGCCGATCTGACCGGGCTGGACATCGCCAACGCCTCCCTGCTGGACGAGTCCTCCGCCGTGGTCGAAGCGATCCTGCTGATGCGCCGGGCCAACCGGAAGAAGGCCGAGGCCCCGGTGGTGGTGGACACCGATATCTTCCCGCAGACGCGTGCAGTGGTGCAGGGCCGCGCAGACGCCCTGGGCATCGAGGTGATCTTCCACGACGTCCTCGGCCGGGGACTGCCCGAGGGTGAGATCAGCGGCCTGGTCCTCCAACAGCCCGGCAACTCCGGAGCCGTGGTGGACCACCGCGAGGTCATCGCCGAGGCCAAGGAGCGCGGCGCCCTGGTCACCGTGGCCGCGGACCTGCTGGCCCTGACTCAGATCACCCCGCCCGGCGAGCAAGGTGCGGACATCGCAGTCGGCAACTCGCAGCGCTTCGGCATCCCGCTGTTCTTCGGCGGTCCGCATGCCGCCTATATGGCTGTCCGCTCCGGGATCCAGCGACAGCTGCCCGGTCGCCTGGTCGGAGTCTCCAAGGATGCCCAGGAGCGTCCGGCCTACCGGCTCTCACTGCAGACCCGCGAGCAGCACATCCGCCGAGAGAAGGCCACTTCCAACATCTGCACCGCCCAGGCCCTGCTGGCCGTGGCCGCCTCCATGTACGGGGTCTACCACGGCCCTGAAGGACTGCGTCGGATCGCCGGGGAGGTCCACGCCAAGGCGCAGACGCTGGCTGCCGCGCTCAAGGAGGCCGGCCGGGACCTGGTCACCGAGGAGTTCTTCGACACCGTCCAGGTCCGCTTCGCCTCCGGCGCCTCGGCCGAGGCCGTGCTCTTCGCCGCCGAGGCCGGCGGGGTGAACCTGCGCCGCGTGGACCCCACCACAGTGGGCATCAGCGTGGACGAGACCACCACGCCGGCTCAGTTGGGTGTGGTGCTCGATGCCTTCGGTCTGGCCGGATCCGCCGACGCGGGCCGCGAAGTCGCGGAGCAGGCCGCTCGGACGCTGGAGGAGGGCGTGTCCTTCCCGGTGTCCATGGTGCGCACCAGCGAGTTCATGACGCATCCGATCTTCCACGAGATCCGCTCCGAGACGCAGATGATGCGCTATCTGCGGCGGCTCGCGGACCGGGATCTGGCCCTGGACCGGACTATGATCCCGCTGGGCTCCTGCACGATGAAGCTCAACGCTGCCACAGAGATGGAGGCCATCTCCTGGCCGGAGTTCGCAGGCATCCACCCCTATGCGCCGGCCCATCAGACCGCCGGCTGGCGGGCGATGATCGAGGATCTGGAGTCCAGACTCTCCGCCGTCACCGGCTACGCCGAGGTCTCCATCCAGCCCAACGCCGGCTCTCAGGGCGAGTACGCCGGGCTGCTGGCCATCCGCCGGTATCACCTCTCCAACGGCGACGCCGAGCGTGACATCTGCCTGATCCCCGCCTCAGCCCACGGCACCAACGCCTCCTCCGCCGTGCTCGCCGGGCTGCAGGTGGCCGTGGTGGCCACCGCGGAGGACGGCACCATCGATCTGCAGGATCTGGACGCGAAGATCGCTGAGCATCCCGGGCGGATCGCGGCGATCATGCTCACCTATCCCTCCACCCACGGGGTCTATGAGGCCGATGTCCGTGAGGTCTGCGGGAAGGTCCACGACGCCGGCGGTCAGGTCTACATCGACGGCGCCAACCTCAACGCGCTGATGGGCCTGGCCCAGCCCGGAGAGTTCGGCGGCGACGTCTCCCACCTGAACCTGCACAAGACCTTCTGCATCCCGCACGGAGGCGGCGGGCCCGGCGTCGGGCCGGTGGCGGTGGCCGAGCACCTGCGTGCGTTCCTGCCCACCACTGAGGTCGGTGCCGGATGGGCCACGGAGGCCGAGGGCGAGGTCCGTGAGGGAGCCCCGGTGACCGCCACACCGTTCGGCTCGGCCGGGGTGCTGCCGATCAGCTGGGCCTATATGGCCATGATGGGTGCTGAAGGTCTGACCCGCGCCACGGAGTATGCGCTGCTGAGCGCGAACTACATCGCCGCGCGGCTGGCCGATCACTTCCCGACCCTCTACACCGGGGAAGGCGGTCTGATCGCCCACGAGTGCATCCTCGACCTGCGTGAGCTGACCAAGGCCTCAGGCATCACCGCGGAGGATGTGTGCAAGCGGCTGATCGACTACGGCTTCCACGCTCCTACGCTGGCCTTCCCGGTCAACGGGACCTTGATGGTGGAGCCCACCGAATCCGAGGATCTGGGCGAGATCGAACGGTTCATCGAGGCGATGATCTCGATCCGCGCGGAGATTCAGGAGGTCGTCGACGGGACGCTCAGCCAGGAGGAGTCGCCGCTGCGCTGGGCGCCGCATCCGGCCGCCGTCGTCGGTGCCGATCAGTGGGACCGCACCTACGGGCGCGAACAGGCCGCCTTCCCGGTCAAGGGGCTGCGCCAGGACAAGTACTTCCCGCCGGTGAGCAGGATCGACGGCGCCCACGGTGACCGGAACCTGGTGTGCTCCTGCCCGCCGCCGGAAGCCTTCGAGCTCTGAGGAGGTCTCGCTCGGACCTCCCACCCACCTACCGCCCACTGACCTGCCCACCCACCCACGCTTTACCAAGGGGTTTTCGGTTTACCTACCCGTATACGTGGAGGTAAATCGAAAACCCCTTGGTACGACGAAGGAATTGTGATGACTGAACCCGCAGAACAGACCACGAGCCAGTCCCCGGATCCGGCCCTGAGAGAGACCGCCCTCGCCGGCGAGCATGAGGAGCTGGGCGCCAGCTTCACCGACTTCGGCGGGTGGAGGATGCCGCTGAAGTACAGCTCTGAGCTGGAGGAACACCATGCGGTGCGCACTGCGGCCGGGCTCTTCGACCTCTCCCATATGGGGGAGATCCGAGTGGTCGGGCCCGAGGCCGGCACCTTCCTCAACACCGCCCTGGTGGGCAACCTGGCCGCCCTCGCTGTGGGCAAGGCACGATACTCCCTGATCTGCCGGGAGGACGGAGGCATCCTCGATGACCTCATCGCCTACCGGATCACCGAACAGGAGTACCTGGTGGTGCCCAATGCGGCCAACCGCGAGCTGGTGGCCGCCGCTCTGGAGGAACGCGTCTGGGCCTTCAACGCCGCGCACGGCAGCGAGACCGAGGTCTGGGATGAGTCGGACGGGATCAGCCTGATCGCCGTGCAGGGGCCGAGGTCCCAAGAGATCATCTCCTCGGTGGTCCGGCTCGATGAGACCTTCATCGTCGAGGAGCTGGGCTACTACGCCTCCACCACGGTGACCATCGGCGGTCAGGAGGTGCTGCTGGCCCGCACCGGCTACACCGGTGAGGACGGCTTTGAGCTCTTCCTGCCCCATGACAAGGCCGGTGCCCTGTGGCGGGCGCTGCGCGAGGCCGGTTCTGACGCCGGCCTGACTCCCTGCGGCCTGGCCTGCCGGGACTCGCTGCGTCTGGAGGCCGGCATGCCGCTCTATGGCAACGAGCTCTCCACCGAGCGGACCAGTTTTGAGGCCGGTCTGCCCGTGGTCTCGTTCTCCAAGGAGGAAGACTTTGTGGGCCGAGCCGCCCTGGAGGCCGCCAAAGCCGAGGGCCGCGGCCGGACCAGCGGGCAACGTCTGGTCGGCCTGAAGGGCCTGGGTCGGCGGGCAGGCCGGTCCGGCTACTCCGTGGTGCTGCCGGAGGAGGCCCCCGACGCCGGTGCGGCGGCCGATGCCGAGGGGCCTGGTCGTGTGGTCGGCGTCGTGACCTCCGGGCAGCCCAGCCCGACGCTGGGATATCCGATCGCCATGGCTTATGTGGACGTGGAGCACCTCGAGCCCGGTACGCGGCTGGACATCGACCTGCGCGGCAAGCCCCAGCCCTTCGAGGTCGTGGAGCTGCCGTTCTACGTGCGGACATAGAGCCCGGGTGCCTGCCGTGGGCCCTTCACCGGGCTGACTGCCGAGGCTCAGCAGACTCCAGGGGCATGAGAGAGCCCGGGCGGCGCCGTTTCCGCCGCCCGGGCTGTTTCGCATCGGTTGAGACTGTCTCCGGCCGGAACGTTGCACCGAAACCCGGCGGATCTCGAAACCGACACTGTGTGGAGCGTGCACCGATTCTGCACGTCTCCTCCATTGTCTCGAGCAGGTTCGAGGTGCCACCAGTCGACTTTCGTCTAGGTTTTGGCCTGATGACCGCAGACGTGGCCGATTGGTCATCAGGGCCTGTGGAGGTCAGCTCGGACAGGGAGCATCAGGCCTTCTTCACCCCTTGCACAGTGACCGTCCACTGACCGTGGCGGTCGAATCCTGCACGCGTAGTGCCGCCGAAGGCCTGCGCCCGGTCTCGGATGCCGACCAGGCCCGCACCGGAGCTGGACCATCCGGTCATCGTGCGGCGGCGGGACGCGACGGTGTTGCTCACACTCATACTCACGTCGTCCTCCCCGATTCCGAGGCTGATCCAGCACCGCTGACCGGCCCCGGCGTATTTGGCCACGTTCGTGGTGCACTCCTGCAGGATGCGGTACAGCGCAGCATGGACTGATCGGGACAGGCCGCGGACGTCGCCGTCGATGGTCAGTTCGGTCTGGATCCCCAGCTGCTGCAGCTGGTCGGTGAACGACGCCGCCCCGGTGGCGAAGTCGAGTTCTGTGGCAGAGGTGGGGTGGGGATCCAGGTCCTGGTCCTCCTCCTGCAGCAGGGCCAGCATGCGCCGCAGGTCCTTCAGCGCGGCACGGGAGGAATCGCCGATGGTGTCCACTGCCACCCGATAAGCGTCCTCAGTGCCAGCCATCCGCGCGGCTCGGGACTGCATGGCGATGATGGTGATGTCGTGGGCGACGATGTCGTGCAGGTCCCGGGCGATGGATTGCCGCTCGGAGGCCACAGACGCCCGGTGCTTCTCCTCGGCGGCCTCCAGCTCCCGCTGGGACTGCAGGCGCGCATTGGTCAGGCGCCGGAAGGCGCTGCCCGCGGCATAGACCAGCAGCAGAAGGAGCGTGCCTGCCGGCGCCAACACCGCACCGCGGGCCAGGTCGGGCAGCAGTGCGGACATGATCATCAACCAGATCACGACGGCGGCCAGGAACGTCCGGCGGAAGACCTTGGTGGCGGCCATGGCGGCGAGGGCGGTCAGCAACAGGCTCAGCACCAGTGAATAGACGAAGCCGCCGTCCACGGTCAGGCTCAGTCCCAGCATGGCCAGCCCGACGGCGCATGCCCAGGTCACCGAGACCCACAGCAGCACCACGCAGCTGATGCTCAGCGCACCCATCACAGTGAGCAGGACCGGATAGACCTGATCGTCGATGGATTCGAGGATGATGTCTGCGCCCACTGCGACGCCGAAGAGCAGGGTAGCGATCACCAGGGGCCATTTGTTCAGGTCGCGACAGGACCAGAAGCCGCCGGATTCGAACTCTTCGGCGATAGACGGCATATGCCCATCCTAGGGTCCCGTCATTAGGATGCTCTCATGTGCTGCCCTGTGGATTCTTCGGCTCCCCCTTCCGAAGGGCAGGACGACCTGCCGGAGATCCGGGTGCTCATCGCCGATGACCATCCGGTTATGAGTCGGGCCCTGCGGACCTATGTGGACTCCACTCCTGGGATGCGCTGTGTGGGGGAGGTGCGTGAGGGGGCCGGCGCCGTCGAATCTGTGGGCCGGCTGATGCCCGATGTGGTGGTCATGGATATGCATATGCCCGGTGTGGGCGGCATCGAGGCGACGTGGCAGATCCGCCGGATGTCTGAGTCCGTGGCGGTGCTCGCAGTGACCACCTTCTCCACGGAGCGCTATGTGATTCCCGCGCTGCGGGCCGGTGCCGGCGGCTATATCGTCAAAGATGCCGAGCCGGAGGAGATCATCGACGCGATCCGGCAGGTCGATGACGGGATGGCGCCGTTCTCTCCCTCTGTGGCCCACCAGCTGATGGTCTCGGTGAAGAACGATCCGTCCCAGGTGACCTCGCTGCTGCAGCGCTATCCGGAGATGCCGCGGCTGCCGGAGCGGGAGCTGGAAGGACTGCGACTGCTGGCCACCGGCTGCTCCAACGCGGAGATCGCAGAGCAGATGATGGTCTCGGAGGCCACCGTGAAGGCCTATATGGGACGTCTTATGCAGCGCTTGGGTGTTCGCGACCGCGTGCAGCTGCTGATCCGTGCGGTGGAGCTGGGTGTGGTGGAGCCCTCGCTGGAGTGAGTGCTTCCGCCGGACCTGGGTGGCACTGGTGACGGCGACGTGACTCATGGGTAACATGTGTCTCATGACACACTCTGCTCCAGATTCCTCTGTTGATCCGACCTATGACGTCTCCACGCCGCTGGACCTCGACTACTACGGGGTCTTCGCCGACGTCCCCGACGAGGACAGGCGCTGGTGGCAGGGGGCCCGGGACTACGCCGAAGGCCTCGAGCCGCGGATGAACCAGCACTGGGAGTGCGGCGAGTATCCACTGGATCTGGTGGCTGAGGCCGGCCGCCGCGGTCTGCTCACCGACGGTGTCGAGGTGGACGACGTCGGGCTGGAGACCATGTCGCCGCTGGCGGCCGGGCTGGTGAACATGGAGATGTCACGGATCGACGGCTCTTTGGCCACGGCGCTGGCGGTCCAAGGCGGGCTGGCGCTGCGGACGCTGGCCTATTTCGGCTCGGAGGAGCAGAAGGCTCAGCATCTGAAGAAGATGGCCACTGCAGAGACTCTGGGGTCCTTCGCCCTGACCGAACCCACCCATGGCTCGGACTCGGTCTCCCTGGAGACCACAGCCCGGCTGGTCGGTGATGAGGACTCTGGACACTATGTGATCAACGGTGCCAAGAAGTGGATCGGCAACGGGGCCTCCGGTGGTCTGACCTTCACCTGGGCGCGGGTCAGCGGCGGGGTCCACGACGGCCAGGTGCGCTGCTTCATGGTGGACCAGCAGACCCGCGGCTACCGTGCGCAGGTGATCGAGGGCAAGTACTCCCTGAGGGCCATCCACCAGGCGCTGATCCAGTACGAAGATGTGGAGGTGCCGGCGACGGCCGTGCTGCCCGGGGCCACCAGCTTCAAGGACACCTCCAAGGTTCTGTTCGCCACCCGGCTGGGCGTGGCCTGGTCCGCCGTCGGGCATGCCTGCGCCGTCGTGGAGTCAGCGCTGAACTACGCCACGCAGCGCGAGCAGTTCGGCAAGAAGCTGGGGCAGTTCCAACAGGTTCAGGAGCGACTGACCTGGATGGTCTCTGAGCTGACGTCGATGCAGCTGCATGTCCGCCAGGCCGCGGAACGGGATATGGCGGGGCTGCTGACCGGTCCGCAGGCGTCGATGGCCAAGTATCACAACACCCGTAAGGCCCGGGCCATCGCTCAGACGGCGCGGGACATGCTCGGCGGCAACGGGATTCTTCTCCAGAACAAGGTGGCTCGGCATATGGCCGACATCGAGGCGGTCCACACCTACGAGGGCACCGAGAGCGTGCAGTCGCTGATCATCGGCCGCGACCTCACCGGGTTCTCCGCCTTCGCCTGATCTGCGCACATCCGCATCGATTGGCATGTCTGAGTGTCCAGACCGCCGGTCTGACGACTCAGATATGCCAATCGATGCGTGTCAGGGCCCTGTGGGGACTGACCCTCGGGCCAACGATACTGACCCCTCATAGAACAGAAAACTCCACCCAGTTGGCGACATCTCTGCCCCTCTGTGACGGGCGAAATGTCGCGAACTGGGTGGAGTACTGAGTGAAGATGCCTCAGCCGCGCAGGCCGCCCTGCCAGAGTGCGTCGAACGGGGTGTTCCCCGCCACGCGCTGGCGGATGCCCTCGGTGACGAACTCCTTGGCCCGGCGTGCGGCCTCCAGGGGAGCCGCACCCTTGGACAGCTCAGCGGCCACCGCGGCGGCCAGGGAGCAGCCGGCGCCGGAGACGGCGTGCTCGCCGATCTTCGGTGCGGAGAGGACCTCCAGGCCGTTCTCGTCCACGAAGACGTCCACGGCCTCGGAGCCCTCCAGGCGCACGCCGCCCTTGGCCAGCACGGCTGCACCGGAGATGCGGTGGATCTCCTGGGCGGCAGCCTTGAGGTCCTCCAGAGACTCGATGGTCATGCCGGAGAGCTGTTCAGCCTCGAAGTGGTTGGGCGTCACGAAGGTCGCCTTCGGCAGTAGCTCCGCCTTCAGTGCGTTGTCGGTGTCCAGAGCGTGGCCAGGCTCCTGCCCCTTGCAGATGAGCACAGGGTCCAGCACGACGTTCCGGGGCTGACGCTGTGCCAGGGCCTCGGAGACGGTGGAGATGGTGGCGGGGGAGCCCATCATGCCCAGCTTGACCGTAGCCAGGGACTCGGCGTCGTAGTCGGCGAAGATGGCTTCGATCTGGTCCGCGATGGTCTGGGCCTCCACCGGCACGAAGCGGTGGTTCCAGCTGTTCTTCGGATCGAAGGAGACGATGCAGGTCAGCGCGATGATCCCGAAAGTCCCCAGTTCCTGGAACGTCTTCAGGTCAGCCTGGGCACCCGCCCCGCCGGTGGCTTCGGAGCCGGCGATCGTCAGGGTCATCGCGGGCGTGGGTGCATCAGTCATTCTGGGTCTCCTCAGCAGTGGGCTCTTCGGCGGCGTCGTCGCCGACGGATTCGTTCTCAGCGGCCTGTGTGGCAGGGTCCTCGACAGTGGCCAGCGGCTGGGCGATCCAGCGACCGGCTCCCAGCAGCAGGCCGGAGGGGAAGCCGACCAGCGGGATGAGCATCGGCATCAGGCCCCCCGTGCCGGCGAAGAGCATCACCGGTCCGTAGAGCAGGCCCACCACGACGTAGCCCAGCACATGCAGGACCACATTGAGATGGTGCCGGTACAGCCAGTTCACCAGCAGAGTGCCGGGGATCCCGACGCCGACGGCCGCACCTGCGATCAGCGGGATCAGCGGAGTCAGGAAGCCCTCGTCGTCCAGGCCCGGGACGAAGGTGAGCCCCAGCAGCAGGGCTCCCATCGCTGCGGTGGGGCCGAGCCAGGAGATGACCCAGCCGGTCAGTCCCAGCCGGACCCGGGGCCGTGGGCCGGTGTCCTCGGTGCGCGCGGCGCGGCGTCGCGCAGTGGTCTTCTCCGGAGCGGGCGTCGTCATAGACGTTGATTCTACCGCTGGTAGAACCCAGCGCCGAAGCGGGTTCTGACCTGTACGGACAGGACCTCAGCTCACGTGGCCCATATGGGCCAGCGCCTGGCGGACCAGCTGCTCACGGCCGCCGACGAACTCGGCCTGGATCTCGGGGGAGAGCACCTGTTCCGGGGTGACCCAGCTGAGCTCGAGGGCGTCCTCGCGCGGGGAACATTCCCCGGAGACCGGCACCACGTAGGCCAGGGAGACCGCATGCTGGCGGTTGTCCACCAGTCCGGTCTCGCTGGGGTAGGGGAAATACTCAGCCACGGTGAAGGGAACCGGCGACGGCGGCAGCTGCGGCAGGGCCAGGGAGCCCAGATCCTTCTCGATGTGGCGAAGCAGGGCCGCCCGGATGGTCTCGCGGTACATGACCCGGCCGGAGACCACGCTGCGGGAGAACCGTCCGTCCTCGTCAGCGGTGTAGAGCAGGCCCAGTTCGGTCACGTAGCCCAGGGCGTCCTGGCGGACCGGGATGGCCTCCACATAGACCATCGGCAGGCGGCGACGGGCCTCGTAGAGGTCATCCTCATTGAGCCATCCGGGGTTCGGATCAGGGGTGCGCACTGACATGGCACCATGCTATCCCTCTGCTCAGCTCTGTGCGCGGGTGGTCGCGGTGGAGATCGCCTGGTCCTTGTCGCCGGGGACGACAGCCTCGAACTGTCGGGAGGGGACCACGACGCGCCAGTGCCCGCCCTGGGCCGGGGCGATGAACGCAGAGCCGTAGTCGGTATGGCGCAGCGTCTCCGCTTTGAAGGAGCGGGCGCGGGCCTTGCCGATCACTCCGGCGGGGGCCTGGGTCCACCCCGGGAACCAGCTCAGCGGCCGCTGGCCGGCGATGCTCAGCGCCCCGGAGGTCAGAGCATAGATGCCCACGGCCAGGACGACCTTCACGGTGATGAGCCAGAGCATGCCAGTCAGTCTAGTGATCCGTGGGGGAGCGGATCAGATGATGTCTTCGACCGGGCGTCCCATGGCCGCGCGGCGCTCGGCGTGATTGATCCGGTGACGGCGGGACTCGGTGGCCAGGATGACGATGAAGGCACCCATGGCGGCGCCGATGGCCACGCCCACGGAGGTCAGGTCGGAGAGCAGGCGCGGGAAGATCAGCCAGAACATGCCCCAGCCCAGACCCAGGGCGATGGTGATCCGGCCGCGTTCGGTCATCGCGTAGAACGCGCCCACCCAGATGCACAGCAGCAGGCCGATCAGAGCCCACAGCAGGGCGGGGATGCCGGGGATGCGGATCCCCAGGGCGGTCAGCCACACCGAGAAGGAGGACATGGCCAGCACCAGAGCCCAGCCGGCGAAGAGACCGGCGGTGGCGTCGGTGAGGCGACGCTCGGTGCTGCTGCGCGCCGTGTGGAAGTTGAACTGCCGCACCGCGTCCATCAGCGCCAGGGCCATGGCCAGCGCGGCCAGCACCGCCACGGTCAGCAGATCCAGGTAGACCGCAGCGGTCCAGGCGAGCATCAGCAGGGAGGCCAGACCGATGCGCCATCCCGAGCGCTGCTGGCGCGGGGTGGACTTCTGCGAGCTCTGCCACTGGAAGACGGTGTGGGCGATGATGGCGCTGACCACCACCGGCCACAGCCAGAAGAAGCTCGCGTCCGGAGCCAGCAGCGCCTGTTCGCCGGAGTACCAGCCGTCCACCAGCACATCCAGGGCACCTCCGCCCAAGATGGCCTGCTGACCGAAGGCGCCGAACATCCAGAGCATGGCGGCGAAGGAGGCGGCCGCTCCGACGGTCACAAAGATCTGCCGGTGCAGGTCGCTCTTCTGGGCCGGCGGATCCGGGTCCCGGGAGGGCAGGTTATAGGGCGGGATGTAGGTGTAGAGGTCATCCTCGTCGTCGCTGGCCTCGTCCGGGGAGGGCGCGGGCGAGACAGTCGTGGCCGCCTCGATGGCGGAGGCCTTCTCCAGGATGATCTCGCGGCGCCGGTCGGCGTCTGCATCCGGGCGGACACGCCCGGCACGCGGGGCGTCGGGGTCCCAGGGCAGCGGGCGCGCATCCCGGGCGCTGCGCTCACGCGGCGCAGGAGGCGGCGGCGGGGGAGAGGGCAGGGACGGTTCGTCCGCGCTCTCGTCGTCATCTGCTTCGTCGATCGGAGGCAGGATCTGAGTGGACTCTGCCTCGGTCTCCTCCGGTGCGGAGCTCTCCCGCGGATCGGGGGCCTCGGCGGCAGTGTTGTCTGTGGAGGTCTCCTCCGCAGGGGCAGACTCGTCAGCCGACGATGACGTCTCGGTCGGCTTCTCGCTCAAGTGCTACGCTCCCTCTGCGGATCGGTGGGGTGGTCGCCTGCGCCGTGCACGGGCGACGATCATCGCGATGATCAACCCAACCAGGGTACCCACAACGACTGCCGCGGCTGTGCTGGCCCACGGGGGCAGCCCGGTAGTTGTTCCCGTAATGTAACCTAATCCGACCAGCCACAGGGTCCAGGTCGCGGCACCTGCCAACGCCAGCGGAATCAGCCCGCCCCGACGCAGACGCATCATACCGGCGGTGGCCATGGAGGCTGAGCGGCCGCCGGGGATCCCGCGGATCAGCAGCAGCCCCACCCAGGTGGAGGCGCCTCCGGCGCGGATGGAGACACGCAGCATCTTGCGGTGCAGCAGCCGTCCCCATCTCCAGCGGTAGAGCACCCGGATGAACTGGTAGCGGAAGAGGGCGTAGACGCCCAGATCCCCGAGCAGGCACCCCAGGAAGGTCACGGTCAGCGCCATGCTCAGCGGCATGATCCCATCGGCGGCCATCGTGCCCGAGGCGATGACCATGACCTCGGAGGGGAAGGGCGGCACGAAGGCGGTCAGCGCCACGGCCACCGCCTGGACCAGGAAGTACCAGAAGCCCCAGGTCTCGTAGAGGGAGGCATCGCCCAGCTCATGCATCGGGGGCCTCCTGCAGGCGTCGGCGGGAG is part of the Nesterenkonia lacusekhoensis genome and encodes:
- the gcvP gene encoding aminomethyl-transferring glycine dehydrogenase, translated to MSSQHPGSTEPLTGFAARHIGPSASAAEQMLSTLGYDSLQQLVDSAVPAGIRQEQQLNLPEPLTEAQTLEALRDYASQNTVKAQMIGQGFYGTHTPQVILRNILENPAWYTAYTPYQPEISQGRLEALLNFQTMVADLTGLDIANASLLDESSAVVEAILLMRRANRKKAEAPVVVDTDIFPQTRAVVQGRADALGIEVIFHDVLGRGLPEGEISGLVLQQPGNSGAVVDHREVIAEAKERGALVTVAADLLALTQITPPGEQGADIAVGNSQRFGIPLFFGGPHAAYMAVRSGIQRQLPGRLVGVSKDAQERPAYRLSLQTREQHIRREKATSNICTAQALLAVAASMYGVYHGPEGLRRIAGEVHAKAQTLAAALKEAGRDLVTEEFFDTVQVRFASGASAEAVLFAAEAGGVNLRRVDPTTVGISVDETTTPAQLGVVLDAFGLAGSADAGREVAEQAARTLEEGVSFPVSMVRTSEFMTHPIFHEIRSETQMMRYLRRLADRDLALDRTMIPLGSCTMKLNAATEMEAISWPEFAGIHPYAPAHQTAGWRAMIEDLESRLSAVTGYAEVSIQPNAGSQGEYAGLLAIRRYHLSNGDAERDICLIPASAHGTNASSAVLAGLQVAVVATAEDGTIDLQDLDAKIAEHPGRIAAIMLTYPSTHGVYEADVREVCGKVHDAGGQVYIDGANLNALMGLAQPGEFGGDVSHLNLHKTFCIPHGGGGPGVGPVAVAEHLRAFLPTTEVGAGWATEAEGEVREGAPVTATPFGSAGVLPISWAYMAMMGAEGLTRATEYALLSANYIAARLADHFPTLYTGEGGLIAHECILDLRELTKASGITAEDVCKRLIDYGFHAPTLAFPVNGTLMVEPTESEDLGEIERFIEAMISIRAEIQEVVDGTLSQEESPLRWAPHPAAVVGADQWDRTYGREQAAFPVKGLRQDKYFPPVSRIDGAHGDRNLVCSCPPPEAFEL
- the gcvT gene encoding glycine cleavage system aminomethyltransferase GcvT — its product is MTEPAEQTTSQSPDPALRETALAGEHEELGASFTDFGGWRMPLKYSSELEEHHAVRTAAGLFDLSHMGEIRVVGPEAGTFLNTALVGNLAALAVGKARYSLICREDGGILDDLIAYRITEQEYLVVPNAANRELVAAALEERVWAFNAAHGSETEVWDESDGISLIAVQGPRSQEIISSVVRLDETFIVEELGYYASTTVTIGGQEVLLARTGYTGEDGFELFLPHDKAGALWRALREAGSDAGLTPCGLACRDSLRLEAGMPLYGNELSTERTSFEAGLPVVSFSKEEDFVGRAALEAAKAEGRGRTSGQRLVGLKGLGRRAGRSGYSVVLPEEAPDAGAAADAEGPGRVVGVVTSGQPSPTLGYPIAMAYVDVEHLEPGTRLDIDLRGKPQPFEVVELPFYVRT
- a CDS encoding sensor histidine kinase, with protein sequence MPSIAEEFESGGFWSCRDLNKWPLVIATLLFGVAVGADIILESIDDQVYPVLLTVMGALSISCVVLLWVSVTWACAVGLAMLGLSLTVDGGFVYSLVLSLLLTALAAMAATKVFRRTFLAAVVIWLMIMSALLPDLARGAVLAPAGTLLLLLVYAAGSAFRRLTNARLQSQRELEAAEEKHRASVASERQSIARDLHDIVAHDITIIAMQSRAARMAGTEDAYRVAVDTIGDSSRAALKDLRRMLALLQEEDQDLDPHPTSATELDFATGAASFTDQLQQLGIQTELTIDGDVRGLSRSVHAALYRILQECTTNVAKYAGAGQRCWISLGIGEDDVSMSVSNTVASRRRTMTGWSSSGAGLVGIRDRAQAFGGTTRAGFDRHGQWTVTVQGVKKA
- a CDS encoding response regulator, coding for MCCPVDSSAPPSEGQDDLPEIRVLIADDHPVMSRALRTYVDSTPGMRCVGEVREGAGAVESVGRLMPDVVVMDMHMPGVGGIEATWQIRRMSESVAVLAVTTFSTERYVIPALRAGAGGYIVKDAEPEEIIDAIRQVDDGMAPFSPSVAHQLMVSVKNDPSQVTSLLQRYPEMPRLPERELEGLRLLATGCSNAEIAEQMMVSEATVKAYMGRLMQRLGVRDRVQLLIRAVELGVVEPSLE
- a CDS encoding acyl-CoA dehydrogenase family protein produces the protein MTHSAPDSSVDPTYDVSTPLDLDYYGVFADVPDEDRRWWQGARDYAEGLEPRMNQHWECGEYPLDLVAEAGRRGLLTDGVEVDDVGLETMSPLAAGLVNMEMSRIDGSLATALAVQGGLALRTLAYFGSEEQKAQHLKKMATAETLGSFALTEPTHGSDSVSLETTARLVGDEDSGHYVINGAKKWIGNGASGGLTFTWARVSGGVHDGQVRCFMVDQQTRGYRAQVIEGKYSLRAIHQALIQYEDVEVPATAVLPGATSFKDTSKVLFATRLGVAWSAVGHACAVVESALNYATQREQFGKKLGQFQQVQERLTWMVSELTSMQLHVRQAAERDMAGLLTGPQASMAKYHNTRKARAIAQTARDMLGGNGILLQNKVARHMADIEAVHTYEGTESVQSLIIGRDLTGFSAFA
- the thiD gene encoding bifunctional hydroxymethylpyrimidine kinase/phosphomethylpyrimidine kinase, encoding MTDAPTPAMTLTIAGSEATGGAGAQADLKTFQELGTFGIIALTCIVSFDPKNSWNHRFVPVEAQTIADQIEAIFADYDAESLATVKLGMMGSPATISTVSEALAQRQPRNVVLDPVLICKGQEPGHALDTDNALKAELLPKATFVTPNHFEAEQLSGMTIESLEDLKAAAQEIHRISGAAVLAKGGVRLEGSEAVDVFVDENGLEVLSAPKIGEHAVSGAGCSLAAAVAAELSKGAAPLEAARRAKEFVTEGIRQRVAGNTPFDALWQGGLRG
- a CDS encoding NUDIX hydrolase family protein, producing MSVRTPDPNPGWLNEDDLYEARRRLPMVYVEAIPVRQDALGYVTELGLLYTADEDGRFSRSVVSGRVMYRETIRAALLRHIEKDLGSLALPQLPPSPVPFTVAEYFPYPSETGLVDNRQHAVSLAYVVPVSGECSPREDALELSWVTPEQVLSPEIQAEFVGGREQLVRQALAHMGHVS